The following are encoded together in the Lactuca sativa cultivar Salinas chromosome 1, Lsat_Salinas_v11, whole genome shotgun sequence genome:
- the LOC111910015 gene encoding uncharacterized protein LOC111910015: MDDVVHDQEVEHANMDDVVQDQGGDHDNFDYDDFHYEKFSHDHFDPFDGEHYQPPEDENVEDHQSEHEKSADSDDLGQQSEEQYDELVDDENNVSEVEVKMTDFNLNLDKDYGCVQMDGFHNGVGTNDEHEDIEVIDNDIWDSLDEGSEDERKRRYVLKNLAKEKRCNLGNVHQASFYVGQKFKSKKELKEKIDMHALECNIQKYQE; this comes from the coding sequence ATGGATGATGTGGTTCATGATCAAGAGGTTGAGCATGCTAACATGGATGATGTTGTACAAGATCAAGGTGGTGACCATGATAACTTTGATTATGATGACTTTCATTATGAGAAATTTTCTCATGATCACTTTGATCCTTTTGATGGAGAACATTATCAACCACCAGAAGATGAGAATGTTGAAGACCATCAGTCTGAACATGAAAAGTCTGCTGACAGTGATGATCTTGGGCAACAATCAGAAGAACAATATGATGAACTTGTTGATGATGAAAACAATGTATCAGAAGTGGAGGTGAAGATGACTGACTTTAACCTCAATCTTGATAAGGATTATGGTTGTGTTCAAATGGATGGGTTTCATAATGGGGTTGGGACAAATGATGAACATGAGGACATAGAAGTCATTGACAATGATATATGGGATTCTTTAGATGAAGGGTCAGAAGATGAAAGGAAAAGAAGATATGTTCTTAAAAATCTGGCTAAGGAGAAAAGATGCAATCTTGGCAATGTCCATCAGGCCAGTTTTTATGTTGGGCAAAAGTTTAAATCAAAGAAagaattgaaagaaaaaattgaCATGCACGCACTAGAATGTAACATCcagaaatatcaagagtag
- the LOC122195631 gene encoding uncharacterized protein LOC122195631 — translation MDQIDTHPGIPLRALQEQLQKDFEVGVSIDRVFRAKAIATKIVEGDYTKQYEILRDYILELQATNVDTTVKIDVYSEQNPSNPTRRFKRIYIFLGPLKKGFKAGLKDLLGFDGTHMKGPFPGQVLTAVGLDSKNGIYPLAYAIVETENKSSWVWFLQCLGEYLDLGSNSNFTFITDRQKGLIPAIAQLFPCAEHRCATATTVPKFEHCMKEFSNYDKEACEWLRKIPPKHWARSHFTGRAISDILLNNLCEIFNGKIIEGRDKPIIGCLEYIRQYLIKRICNVMKVMDKDKGPLTPTATTILDVNKSHASHYIARWNGGEKYQVTGAWQDQHVVDVNTCTCRKWELIGIPCKHAIATFYEMTKNSEDVGDIYRWVNKVYWLDTWKNAYSYKVEPIKGRIMWPKSLCPTTLIPPIHHKQPGRPTKKRKKSEDEKLS, via the exons ATGGACCAAATCGACACGCATCCAGGGATTCCTCTTCGAGCATTGCAGGAACAACTTCAAAAGGACTTCGAGGTTGGTGTTTCTATTGACAGAGTATTCAGGGCCAAGGCTATTGCAACTAAGATCGTGGAGGGTGACTATACGAAACAATATGAGATCTTGAGGGACTATATCCTTGAATTGCAAGCAACCAATGTTGACACAACTGTCAAGATTGATGTTTACAGTGAACAAAACCCATCAAACCCAACGAGGAGGTTTAAAAGAATCTACATTTTCTTAGGTCCCCTGAAAAAAGGTTTTAAGGCTGGCCTCAAGGATCTTTTGGGTTTCGATGGTACGCATATGAAAGGGCCATTTCCTGGGCAGGTTCTAACAGCAGTTGGGTTGGACTCTAAAAATGGTATTTACCCCCTTGCTTATGCCATTGTTGAGACAGAGAATAAAAGTAGTTGGGTATGGTTCTTGCAGTGTTTAGGAGAATACTTGGATCTTGGTTCAAACTCTAACTTTACTTTTATCACAGATCGACAAAAG GGTTTAATACCAGCAATAGCCCAACTATTCCCATGTGCTGAGCACAG ATGTGCAACTGCAACCACTGTACCTAAATTTGAACATTGCATGAAAGAATTTAGCAACTATGACAAGGAGGCATGTGAATGGCTTAGAAAGATTCCTCCAAAACACTGGGCAAGAAGCCATTTTACAG gCAGAGCAATCTCTGATATACTGTTAAACAACCTTTGTGAGATATTTAACGGCAAGATAATAGAGGGAAGAGATAAGCCTATCATAGGTTGTTTGGAGTATATTAGACAATACCTGATAAAGAGAATCTGTAATGTTATGAAGGTGATGGACAAGGATAAAGGGCCTTTAACACCCACTGCAACAACCATATTGGATGTAAACAAGTCTCATGCATCACATTACATTGCTAGGTGGAATGGGGGTGAGAAATACCAAGTCACTGGGGCATGGCAAGACCAACATGTTGTAGATGTAAACACATGTACTTGCAGGAAGTGGGAGCTAATAGGCATCCCATGTAAACATGCCATTGCAACCTTTTATGAAATGACCAAGAACTCAGAGGATGTTGGTGACATTTACAGGTGGGTCAATAAGGTATACTGGTTGGATACATGGAAGAATGCATATTCCTATAAGGTAGAGCCCATAAAAGGAAGAATAATGTGGCCTAAAAGTTTGTGCCCCACCACACTTATCCCTCCAATACATCATAAGCAACCAGGTAGGCCTACAAAGAAGAGGAAGAAAAGTGAGGATGAAAAATTGAGTTAG